A genomic stretch from Neochlamydia sp. AcF84 includes:
- a CDS encoding dipeptidase, which translates to MIYTLWELLLREKHARWYRSFLSFIQRLSRGQLMQNSFPSLHILQDYYKKQEKIALEEYFAFLRFQSISSEIGYTSQMEACAQWVMSYLKNIGFEAEIWPTKGHPVIFASYMKAGPSQPTLLIYNHYDVQPIDPLEAWHTSPFEPTIRHGEVYARGAQDNKGQCFYTLFAIKALMNIDGKLPINVKFCIEGEEECGSLGLSGLLAYKKKELQADYLAIVDLGLRHATAPAVTLGVRGIVTMDVEVKGTKTDLHSGSYGGIAYNPLHALVDILAQLRDPTGRIRIPDFYKDVQELSPEEKERITFDFDEQDYFFTFGAKPTGGEKNYTPLERSWLRPTIEINGISGGYAGEGFKTVIPSQATAKLSCRLVPHQSPEETAKKIANFIEQKAPEGVEVKVHIHAGGGKAVRIEPSSKCVQAFAKAYEEVYKTSCAFTYSGGSIPIIQQLSEASQSEVVLMGLGLPDDQIHAPNEHFGIDRLEKGYLIIARTLEFLAN; encoded by the coding sequence GTGATTTATACGCTTTGGGAACTTTTATTGAGAGAAAAACATGCGCGATGGTATAGATCTTTCTTAAGTTTCATTCAACGTTTATCAAGAGGTCAATTGATGCAAAACTCTTTCCCTTCCCTGCATATTTTGCAGGACTATTATAAAAAGCAGGAAAAAATTGCTTTGGAAGAATATTTTGCTTTTTTACGTTTTCAAAGTATTAGCTCAGAGATAGGCTATACCTCCCAGATGGAAGCCTGTGCCCAATGGGTGATGAGCTATCTTAAAAATATAGGTTTTGAGGCTGAAATTTGGCCTACTAAAGGGCATCCTGTCATATTTGCCTCTTACATGAAGGCCGGCCCTTCCCAGCCTACCTTATTAATTTACAATCATTATGATGTTCAACCTATTGATCCTCTAGAGGCATGGCACACATCCCCTTTTGAGCCTACTATTCGCCACGGAGAAGTCTATGCGCGTGGAGCTCAAGATAATAAAGGCCAATGTTTTTACACACTTTTTGCCATCAAAGCTCTTATGAATATTGATGGAAAATTGCCAATTAATGTTAAATTTTGCATCGAAGGAGAAGAAGAATGTGGCAGCTTGGGGCTTTCAGGACTATTGGCATATAAAAAGAAAGAACTTCAAGCAGACTATCTTGCCATTGTGGACTTAGGACTTCGCCATGCCACCGCTCCTGCAGTTACCTTAGGAGTTAGAGGAATTGTGACCATGGATGTGGAAGTTAAAGGTACTAAGACCGATTTACATTCAGGTTCATATGGAGGAATAGCTTATAATCCCCTGCATGCGCTTGTAGATATTTTAGCGCAGCTAAGAGACCCCACAGGTCGTATAAGAATTCCTGACTTTTACAAAGATGTGCAGGAGCTTAGCCCAGAGGAAAAAGAAAGAATTACTTTTGATTTTGACGAACAAGACTATTTCTTTACTTTTGGAGCTAAGCCTACCGGAGGAGAAAAAAACTATACGCCCTTAGAAAGAAGCTGGCTTAGACCGACAATAGAAATTAACGGAATCTCAGGAGGATATGCAGGAGAAGGCTTTAAAACTGTCATTCCTTCTCAAGCTACAGCTAAGCTATCGTGTCGGTTAGTTCCGCACCAATCTCCCGAGGAAACTGCTAAAAAAATTGCTAATTTTATTGAACAAAAAGCTCCGGAAGGCGTGGAAGTGAAAGTTCATATCCATGCAGGCGGAGGCAAGGCAGTAAGAATAGAGCCTTCATCTAAATGTGTACAAGCTTTCGCTAAAGCTTATGAGGAGGTGTATAAGACTTCATGTGCTTTTACATACTCGGGAGGATCCATACCGATCATCCAGCAGCTTTCTGAAGCCAGCCAAAGTGAGGTTGTTCTCATGGGATTGGGCTTGCCTGATGATCAAATTCATGCTCCTAACGAGCATTTTGGAATCGATCGATTAGAAAAAGGTTATTTAATTATTGCACGAACTCTTGAATTTTTAGCCAATTAG
- the ftsY gene encoding signal recognition particle-docking protein FtsY has protein sequence MILDFLKGSYTKLKKALSKTSAVLGHKLKALFSKPLNEETLEQIERTLYEADLGVKMSATLTEKIRQLHISHPLLKPEDLVKEIQQDIVQSLKSPSLSVSTMDSSTPHVILIVGVNGNGKTTSAAKLAKFYHSQGKKVLLAAADTFRAAAVEQLERWAQLLNIHIVKGAAKSDPASVAFDAVTAAKARGADILIIDTAGRLHTKANLMQELEKIKRSCHKVQNSTPQEILLVLDATTGQNAIDQATIFHKHTPITGLILTKVDGTARGGIAISIQQQLGIPIKYIGFGEGVEDFEPFNAESFVKALFDE, from the coding sequence ATGATTTTAGATTTTTTAAAAGGCAGCTATACTAAATTAAAAAAAGCCTTATCCAAGACAAGTGCTGTATTAGGACATAAGCTTAAAGCTCTTTTTAGCAAACCCCTCAATGAGGAAACTTTAGAGCAAATAGAACGTACTTTATATGAAGCGGATTTAGGGGTTAAAATGTCCGCAACTTTAACCGAGAAAATTCGCCAGTTACACATCAGCCATCCACTTTTAAAACCGGAAGATTTAGTCAAAGAAATTCAACAAGACATTGTCCAAAGCCTTAAGAGCCCTTCCCTTTCTGTCTCAACTATGGATTCCTCTACCCCTCATGTTATTCTAATTGTAGGAGTTAATGGAAATGGTAAAACCACTTCAGCTGCTAAGCTCGCCAAGTTCTACCATAGCCAAGGTAAGAAAGTCTTACTCGCCGCAGCTGATACCTTTCGCGCTGCTGCAGTCGAACAGTTGGAGCGCTGGGCACAGCTCTTAAATATTCACATTGTTAAAGGAGCTGCCAAAAGTGACCCCGCCTCAGTTGCTTTTGATGCGGTAACAGCAGCCAAAGCAAGAGGAGCAGATATATTAATCATTGATACTGCTGGAAGGCTACATACCAAAGCTAATCTTATGCAAGAGCTTGAAAAGATCAAAAGATCCTGCCATAAAGTGCAAAATAGCACCCCTCAGGAAATTCTTTTGGTTCTTGATGCGACGACAGGACAAAATGCAATCGATCAGGCTACTATTTTTCATAAGCATACCCCTATTACTGGTTTGATTCTTACTAAAGTTGATGGAACAGCAAGAGGGGGAATTGCTATTAGCATTCAACAACAGCTTGGTATTCCTATTAAATATATAGGCTTTGGTGAGGGAGTAGAAGATTTTGAGCCTTTTAATGCTGAAAGCTTTGTAAAAGCGCTGTTTGATGAATAA
- a CDS encoding dicarboxylate/amino acid:cation symporter translates to MKNKVLIKVFASIFLAVGAGLWSGADKALGGVPFVQLYNLIGQLFLNALTLVVVPLVSSSIIVGAARMGSEGALGTLGYKTFSYFILTMVLAVVVGLTCVMLIKPGIGQPLEELKSSHPQASKLVELHAQGQGGSFQKIEQLLLKLVPSNILAAASQGQMLGLIFFSLLFGYFASSIEPYPSQIILGFWNAIFQVMMKITHLVMRALPIGVFGLVAKVVATTGIEAFRSVAWFTLTFFIALFIYAGIVLPLLLKFVAKVSPLAHVRAMAPALLTAFSTSSSAATLPLTLECLEKRAHVPYRICSFTVPLGTSLNLTASALFICVTVFFIAQVYSLAWSLGSIATIFLLIIFSSIGMAGIPSACLVGAILVLHTIGLPVDAIGLVLAVERLLDMCRAVVNVFGTSCCAVLVARSEKKIL, encoded by the coding sequence ATGAAAAATAAAGTTTTGATTAAAGTTTTTGCCTCCATTTTTTTAGCTGTAGGGGCTGGCCTTTGGTCAGGAGCAGATAAAGCGCTGGGGGGAGTGCCTTTTGTCCAGCTGTACAACTTAATAGGTCAATTATTTCTGAATGCTCTCACCTTAGTAGTCGTACCTTTAGTATCCTCCTCAATCATTGTAGGGGCTGCTCGTATGGGAAGTGAAGGGGCATTAGGGACTTTAGGCTATAAAACTTTTAGTTATTTCATTTTGACTATGGTGCTAGCTGTAGTGGTAGGATTGACTTGCGTTATGCTCATCAAGCCAGGCATAGGTCAGCCATTAGAAGAGTTAAAGAGTAGCCATCCTCAAGCAAGCAAATTAGTAGAACTTCATGCTCAAGGGCAAGGTGGAAGTTTTCAAAAAATTGAACAGCTCCTTTTGAAGCTTGTACCTTCTAATATTTTAGCTGCTGCCTCTCAAGGGCAGATGTTAGGACTCATCTTTTTTAGTCTATTATTTGGATATTTTGCCTCTAGTATAGAGCCCTACCCCAGTCAAATTATATTAGGCTTTTGGAATGCTATCTTTCAGGTGATGATGAAAATTACTCATTTGGTCATGCGTGCTTTGCCGATCGGTGTTTTTGGTCTTGTAGCTAAAGTAGTAGCTACTACAGGAATAGAGGCTTTTCGCTCGGTAGCCTGGTTCACTTTAACATTTTTTATTGCTTTATTTATTTATGCGGGGATTGTTTTGCCGCTATTATTAAAATTTGTAGCTAAAGTTAGCCCCCTTGCTCATGTGCGCGCCATGGCTCCTGCTTTGTTAACGGCTTTTTCTACTAGTTCTTCTGCAGCTACCTTGCCTTTAACCTTAGAATGCTTAGAAAAGCGTGCCCATGTGCCGTATAGGATTTGCAGCTTTACCGTGCCGTTAGGCACCTCATTAAATCTTACAGCTTCAGCCTTATTTATTTGTGTGACCGTTTTCTTTATTGCCCAGGTTTATAGCTTGGCTTGGAGCCTCGGCTCGATTGCGACTATTTTTCTTTTAATTATTTTCTCTTCTATAGGCATGGCAGGAATACCCTCAGCTTGCCTTGTAGGAGCTATCTTGGTCTTACATACTATAGGATTGCCTGTAGATGCTATTGGCTTAGTATTAGCAGTAGAGCGCCTCTTAGATATGTGTAGAGCAGTAGTTAATGTTTTTGGGACCTCTTGCTGCGCCGTGCTAGTTGCTCGTTCTGAAAAAAAAATACTTTAG
- a CDS encoding Do family serine endopeptidase, with translation MHLIKHGLLTLVCFSLIFSQGSVLSSKEISSNVLLQDFTQIADQAIPAVVSIQVKTKSFFPPSSNFFNDEFFQPFQPFFGAPLYPEPLPELEINQGSGFIVSPDGYIITNSHVINKATEIEVILNDKRSFTATIIGQDPSTDVAVLKIDAQDLPYLKLANSDEIKVGQWAVAIGAPLGLEASLTVGVVSAKGRNNLDIAQIEDFIQIDAAVNRGNSGGPLLNLKSEVIGMNTAIISRNGSGHMGIGFAIPSNIIKNDFEQILESGTISNGFIGVALQIVDKDLAKALGLEKPQGALVAEVSKDSPAEKAGIKQGDVILQYNDRSFNTIGELRNAIGLMKPGSKLTLTLQRKDIPPFTLTLEVGRMPRLGEKTSSLTQKENKLGIEVQELTPELSRSLGYGEQKGVVISKILPNSAAAWTGLKKGTLILSLDQQPVSSLDQFNKLLDTHDSNKPVLLLVKQGNTTRFISLWVK, from the coding sequence ATGCATCTAATTAAACATGGTTTATTGACCCTGGTATGTTTTTCCTTAATTTTTAGCCAGGGGTCTGTTTTAAGTTCTAAAGAAATCAGTTCAAATGTTCTTTTACAAGATTTTACGCAAATTGCTGACCAAGCAATTCCTGCTGTCGTTTCTATTCAAGTTAAAACAAAAAGTTTTTTTCCCCCCAGCAGCAATTTCTTTAATGATGAGTTTTTTCAACCTTTTCAGCCTTTTTTTGGCGCTCCTCTTTATCCTGAGCCCTTACCTGAACTAGAAATTAATCAAGGCTCCGGCTTTATTGTCTCCCCTGATGGCTATATTATTACCAATAGCCATGTTATCAATAAAGCTACTGAAATAGAGGTCATTCTTAATGATAAAAGAAGCTTTACTGCTACTATTATTGGACAAGATCCAAGCACCGATGTGGCAGTATTAAAAATTGATGCTCAAGATTTACCCTACCTTAAGCTAGCTAACTCGGATGAGATTAAAGTAGGCCAATGGGCTGTGGCTATTGGTGCCCCTTTAGGCTTAGAGGCTAGTTTAACTGTGGGCGTGGTAAGCGCTAAAGGTCGGAATAACCTCGATATTGCTCAAATTGAAGATTTTATTCAAATAGATGCTGCCGTTAATCGTGGCAATTCTGGAGGTCCTCTTTTGAATCTAAAAAGTGAGGTGATTGGCATGAATACAGCTATTATCTCAAGAAATGGTAGTGGCCATATGGGTATTGGCTTTGCAATCCCTAGCAACATCATTAAAAATGATTTCGAACAAATTTTAGAAAGTGGAACCATCTCCAATGGCTTTATAGGGGTGGCTTTGCAAATAGTCGACAAAGATCTTGCCAAAGCGTTAGGCTTAGAAAAACCTCAAGGAGCTCTTGTAGCAGAGGTAAGTAAAGATTCACCGGCAGAAAAAGCTGGTATTAAACAAGGTGATGTCATTCTCCAATATAATGATCGTTCATTTAACACTATTGGAGAGCTAAGGAATGCGATTGGCTTAATGAAGCCAGGCAGCAAATTAACCCTTACCCTTCAGCGTAAAGATATACCACCTTTTACCCTCACTCTAGAAGTTGGCAGGATGCCTAGGTTAGGAGAAAAAACTTCTAGCTTAACGCAAAAAGAAAACAAATTAGGTATTGAAGTGCAAGAACTTACACCTGAGCTTTCCCGCTCTTTAGGATATGGGGAGCAAAAAGGTGTGGTGATCTCAAAGATTTTACCTAATAGCGCTGCGGCATGGACAGGCCTAAAAAAAGGAACCTTAATCTTAAGCCTTGATCAACAGCCTGTTAGCAGTCTGGATCAGTTCAACAAGCTCTTGGATACCCACGATAGCAATAAACCAGTCCTTCTGCTGGTTAAGCAAGGAAATACAACTCGTTTTATTTCTTTATGGGTAAAATAA
- a CDS encoding M48 family metallopeptidase, with protein sequence MNSLPETSAPAIKSVWDAFGISLLLYVGLCGTFFFQYPLLKKLFRRKPSFILFIINIELLAYLSVYQYILDAGRLFHMIPFMQNMHFLNVLWELGLYLGGLGLFHALSFVKFYSYNISETRFYYAQRQLKLLVPFFLPFVIITLALDIFSTLLGPQVSTKTLEWMSASFSVLIAILLFIFLPYFLQKIWKCNPLPAGALNDRLAIVCQKAGFKHAGMRTWTVMHDQLTAGIMGIISPFRYVMFTERLLKELSTESIEAILAHEIGHNTHRHLLFYPFILSGLLPLTGIFFYFFSAPLSYFLGQEKAWPLSAAGNFFNLLKFFSFYALIILGYFRGVFGFFSRLFERQADLHVFKVGLPLESMINALEAVAYANGGYATPNWHHYSIKERVEFLKSCLLSPLLIEQHHRKVKKALLIYVALFLTALTFLLYLTINL encoded by the coding sequence ATGAATAGTTTACCAGAAACTTCAGCGCCAGCAATTAAATCTGTCTGGGATGCTTTTGGCATATCCCTGCTTCTTTATGTAGGCCTATGCGGTACCTTCTTTTTCCAATATCCTCTTTTAAAGAAGTTGTTTAGAAGAAAACCGAGCTTTATTCTCTTCATTATAAACATAGAATTGTTAGCCTACCTTAGCGTTTATCAATATATCTTAGATGCTGGCCGCCTGTTTCATATGATTCCCTTTATGCAAAACATGCATTTTCTTAACGTTCTGTGGGAACTTGGCCTATATTTAGGAGGGCTAGGGCTTTTTCATGCTCTTTCATTTGTGAAGTTTTATTCTTACAATATCTCCGAAACACGCTTTTATTACGCTCAACGGCAGCTAAAGCTATTGGTTCCCTTTTTCCTTCCCTTCGTTATCATTACCTTAGCTTTAGATATTTTTAGCACGCTACTAGGCCCGCAGGTTTCTACAAAAACTCTTGAATGGATGTCTGCCTCTTTCAGTGTCCTCATAGCTATCTTGCTATTCATTTTCCTTCCCTATTTCCTTCAAAAAATTTGGAAATGCAACCCCTTACCAGCAGGAGCGCTAAATGATCGCTTAGCAATAGTTTGCCAAAAAGCGGGATTTAAACACGCAGGCATGAGAACATGGACGGTAATGCACGATCAACTGACCGCGGGCATTATGGGAATCATATCTCCTTTCCGCTATGTTATGTTCACAGAGCGACTTTTAAAAGAACTTTCAACAGAAAGCATTGAAGCCATCCTAGCCCATGAAATCGGCCATAATACTCATCGCCATTTATTGTTTTATCCCTTTATTTTAAGTGGTCTCCTTCCACTTACCGGTATATTTTTTTATTTTTTCTCCGCCCCATTGTCCTACTTTCTAGGGCAAGAAAAGGCTTGGCCTCTTTCTGCCGCAGGAAATTTTTTCAACCTGCTCAAGTTTTTTTCTTTTTATGCTCTTATTATCTTAGGCTATTTTCGCGGTGTGTTTGGCTTCTTCTCTCGGCTTTTTGAAAGACAAGCAGACTTACATGTCTTTAAAGTCGGTTTACCTTTAGAGTCTATGATTAATGCTTTAGAAGCTGTAGCCTATGCTAATGGAGGATATGCCACTCCCAACTGGCATCATTACAGTATTAAAGAAAGGGTAGAGTTTTTGAAGTCTTGCCTACTAAGCCCGCTGTTAATCGAGCAGCATCATCGTAAAGTAAAAAAAGCTCTTTTAATCTATGTTGCCCTTTTCCTCACGGCTTTAACCTTCCTGCTTTATCTCACGATTAACTTATAG
- a CDS encoding DUF4277 domain-containing protein, which yields MEEYSSKDLDHLGIVSAMCDEINLVSMIDQLIPPDPRAIITIGECIKLMVINGLGFTSRPLYLEAQFYASKPVERLLGRACRSENISDDRLGR from the coding sequence ATGGAAGAGTATAGTAGCAAAGATCTTGACCACTTAGGGATTGTTTCTGCCATGTGCGACGAGATCAATTTAGTGAGCATGATAGATCAGCTCATTCCCCCCGATCCCCGAGCTATTATAACAATAGGGGAATGTATCAAATTAATGGTCATCAATGGGTTAGGTTTTACTTCACGTCCGTTATATTTAGAAGCACAATTTTACGCAAGTAAACCTGTGGAACGATTATTAGGAAGAGCGTGTAGATCTGAAAATATATCGGATGATCGTTTAGGTAGA
- the mnmA gene encoding tRNA 2-thiouridine(34) synthase MnmA — protein sequence MIPNKQKTVVVGMSGGVDSSVAALLLKQQGYHVIGMFMKNWEETDEHGTCKASYEYEDVVRVCEQIGIPYYAVNFVKEYKENVFNQFLEEFRQGHTPNPDILCNREIKFKTMFEKALTLGADYLATGHYCQSFTHDEESILAKGIDPGKDQSYFLYTIKSHVLSKILFPVGNLHKPEVRKIAREHCLATSAKKDSTGICFIGERNFKQFLSQYIAYRPGNFETLEGQVIGTHDGVAYYTIGQRRGMGIGGQGEPWFVVGKDLERNVVYIERGAHHPALFCDELIACEASWVSPHGRPTLPLACRAKVRYRQTDQACTIMTETDKQLKVVFDVPQRAVTPRQSIVFYEGNKCLGGAIIQSAGISYYHQNKALPKHVSL from the coding sequence ATGATACCAAATAAGCAAAAAACTGTTGTTGTAGGAATGTCTGGTGGCGTGGACTCGTCTGTAGCGGCTTTGCTATTAAAGCAGCAAGGGTATCATGTAATTGGAATGTTTATGAAAAATTGGGAAGAAACCGATGAGCATGGAACTTGTAAAGCTTCTTATGAATATGAGGATGTTGTACGTGTTTGTGAGCAAATAGGCATCCCTTATTATGCGGTTAATTTTGTCAAAGAATACAAAGAAAATGTTTTCAATCAATTTTTAGAGGAGTTTAGGCAGGGGCATACACCCAACCCAGATATCTTATGTAATCGCGAGATCAAGTTTAAAACCATGTTTGAAAAGGCATTGACATTAGGTGCTGATTATCTAGCTACCGGACATTATTGCCAATCTTTTACCCATGATGAGGAAAGCATTCTGGCAAAAGGGATAGATCCTGGTAAAGATCAAAGCTACTTCTTATATACCATCAAATCTCATGTGCTTTCTAAAATTCTTTTTCCTGTGGGCAACCTTCACAAGCCAGAGGTTCGAAAAATTGCGCGGGAGCATTGTTTAGCTACTTCTGCTAAAAAAGATAGTACGGGTATTTGCTTTATTGGTGAGCGCAATTTTAAACAATTTTTAAGTCAATATATCGCTTACAGACCTGGAAACTTCGAAACCCTTGAAGGGCAAGTCATAGGTACACATGATGGGGTGGCCTATTATACCATAGGCCAACGTAGGGGAATGGGAATTGGAGGACAAGGAGAACCCTGGTTTGTTGTCGGTAAGGATCTAGAGCGAAATGTAGTTTATATTGAGCGTGGAGCTCATCACCCGGCCCTTTTTTGTGATGAATTAATCGCTTGCGAAGCCAGCTGGGTCTCTCCTCATGGAAGGCCAACTTTGCCCTTGGCTTGCAGAGCTAAGGTGCGCTATCGACAGACAGATCAAGCCTGTACCATTATGACAGAAACAGACAAGCAGTTAAAGGTTGTTTTTGATGTTCCTCAACGTGCCGTCACCCCTCGGCAGTCAATTGTATTCTATGAAGGTAATAAATGCTTAGGAGGAGCAATCATTCAGTCGGCAGGCATATCCTATTACCATCAGAATAAAGCTTTACCTAAGCATGTTTCTTTATAA
- a CDS encoding site-2 protease family protein, which produces MVTIPGKIPLRIYPFFWILTLIIGWLNSFSEITSIHAVLIKTVLWVIVITFSIIVHEYGHALSALAFGQRSTIELTGLGGATYRTGPKLKLWQEFIIVLAGPLAGFALAGGSYLFLNRWSEHSSHLGIFALEICFYVNTFWTIVNLLPVQPLDGGRLLSIILEGLLGLRGIKIASFISILIAAGVGLFFFAVQATLAGSLFLILAFESYRSWQSTLSMQAQDQNDEIKDLLKAAEEDLQEGRKQGAFEKFKTVRNRTQSGVLYRQATYHEALLLNEKGDYKAAYEILYPLKNKFHLPIWQLLQDLAYHNQDWKEAIQLGNRIFSEAPSYQTALTNALSYAQLGLSKPAVGWLESAFRQGMPYKTPILSKSEFDSIRPSSAFQNLLKNCLNELN; this is translated from the coding sequence ATGGTTACTATTCCTGGAAAAATTCCTCTACGTATTTATCCTTTTTTTTGGATTTTAACTTTGATTATCGGCTGGTTAAACAGTTTTTCAGAAATAACATCTATCCATGCAGTTTTAATTAAAACTGTGCTATGGGTCATCGTTATTACGTTTTCCATTATTGTGCATGAATATGGGCATGCTTTATCCGCGCTTGCTTTTGGCCAACGTTCTACTATAGAGCTTACTGGCTTAGGAGGAGCAACTTATCGAACAGGCCCTAAGCTTAAGCTATGGCAAGAATTTATCATTGTCCTTGCAGGTCCGCTTGCTGGCTTTGCTTTAGCAGGAGGCTCTTATCTATTTTTAAATAGATGGAGTGAACATTCTTCCCATCTAGGAATCTTTGCTTTGGAAATCTGTTTCTATGTCAATACCTTTTGGACAATAGTTAATCTGCTACCTGTGCAACCTCTAGATGGAGGACGGCTTTTAAGTATAATTTTAGAAGGCTTATTAGGCCTGCGAGGAATCAAAATTGCCTCTTTTATAAGCATTCTTATTGCTGCAGGTGTAGGTTTATTCTTTTTTGCAGTGCAAGCCACTTTAGCAGGATCTTTGTTTTTAATTTTAGCTTTTGAAAGCTATCGTTCCTGGCAAAGCACGTTATCGATGCAAGCGCAAGATCAAAACGATGAGATTAAAGATTTATTAAAAGCTGCAGAAGAAGACCTCCAAGAAGGAAGGAAGCAAGGAGCTTTCGAGAAATTTAAAACTGTTCGCAACAGGACACAATCAGGTGTTTTATATAGGCAGGCTACCTACCATGAGGCCCTTTTATTAAATGAAAAAGGAGACTATAAAGCAGCCTATGAAATTCTTTATCCTCTTAAAAATAAATTTCATCTGCCTATTTGGCAGTTATTGCAAGATTTAGCTTATCATAATCAAGATTGGAAAGAGGCTATTCAATTAGGTAATCGAATATTTAGTGAGGCCCCTAGCTACCAGACTGCTCTTACCAATGCCCTCAGCTATGCTCAGCTAGGTTTGTCTAAACCTGCCGTAGGATGGTTAGAATCGGCTTTTAGGCAGGGGATGCCTTATAAGACTCCCATCCTTTCTAAAAGTGAATTTGATTCTATCCGCCCCAGTAGCGCTTTCCAAAATTTATTAAAAAATTGCCTTAATGAATTAAACTGA